A genomic window from Vitis riparia cultivar Riparia Gloire de Montpellier isolate 1030 chromosome 16, EGFV_Vit.rip_1.0, whole genome shotgun sequence includes:
- the LOC117934213 gene encoding RNA polymerase sigma factor sigE, chloroplastic/mitochondrial, with translation MGVVTVSSSASRTPFGLNAKFSNHQTPSRRPLVLAFKADKAKNIALVTPHEPIPLPIETSKDHKKRLGRASKPSKRVKAVSTDEVSPCSVELDYNEAAAKLENIYKLSPATDVSEAEDLERVVRRGRQRRKRVTLADDKAEKEISDNVVRIHNKKPKRLSLEKRIALSKMKQEKVVASIQKKRDSKNEDENIDMLVREYSASTDLVSLDWKKMKIPPVLPSSEHAWLFKLMQPMKGLLEVKENLQKDLGREPTDGELAEAMSMSAVQVRRHMEVGQAARNKLIKHNLRLVLFVINKYFQEFANGPKFQDLCQAGVKGLITAIDRFEPKRSFRLSTYGLFWIRHAIMRSMTLSSFTRVSFGLESVRVEIQRAKLELLFKLQRLPTVEEIIEKVGISPERYHEVMRASKSVLSLHARHATTQEEYINGITDVEGVGGDRGRQLALLRLALDDVLDSLKPKESLVMRQRYGLDGKGDRTLGEIAGNLSISREMVRKHEVKALMKLKHPARVDYLRQYIF, from the exons ATGGGAGTTGTGACTGTTTCTAGCTCAGCTTCTCGAACCCCATTTGGATTGAacgcaaaattttcaaatcatcaaaCCCCTTCGAGGAGGCCCCtagttttggcattcaaagcaGATAAAGCCAAGAACATAGCTCTGGTTACTCCCCATGAGCCAATCCCTTTACCTATAGAGACTTCTAAAGATCATAAGAAGAGACTTGGTAGGGCTTCCAAGCCTTCAAAGAGAGTAAAAGCGGTCAGTACAGATGAAGTATCGCCATGTAGTGTAGAATTGGATTACAATGAAGCTGCTGccaaacttgaaaatatatacaAGCTTAGCCCTGCAACTGATGTTTCAGAGGCAGAAGATTTAGAACGTGTCGTTAGGAGAGGGCGACAGAGGAGGAAGAGAGTTACTTTGGCTGATGACAAGGCAGAGAAGGAAATTAGTGATAATGTAGTGAGGATCCATAATAAGAAACCGAAACGATTGAGTCTTGAGAAGAGGATTGCTTTGAGTAAGATGAAGCAAGAAAAAGTGGTTGCTTCAATTCAAAAGAAAAGGGACAgtaaaaatgaagatgaaaatattgatatgcTTGTTAGGGAGTACTCAGCTTCTACTGACTTGGTCAGCTTGGActggaagaaaatgaagataccACCCGTGCTTCCTTCCTCAGAGCATGCATGGCTATTCAAGCTAATGCAGCCCATGAAG GGACTCCTTGAAGTGAAAGAAAACTTACAAAAGGATTTGGGGAGAGAACCAACTGATGGGGAATTAGCAGAGGCCATGAGTATGAGTGCAGTTCAAGTAAGAAGACACATGGAAGTTGGTCAAGCAGCAAGAAACAAGCTGATTAAG CACAATCTTCGACTGGTTTTGTTTGTAATCAACAAGTACTTTCAAGAGTTTGCCAATGGCCCAAAGTTTCAAGACCTGTGTCAAGCAGGAGTGAAGGGCCTTATCACAGCCATCGATCGCTTTGAACCAAAAAGGAGTTTCCGGCTCTCAACCTATGGTCTGTTTTGGATTAGGCATGCCATCATGCGCTCCATGACACTCTCAAGCTTTACACGCGTCTCCTTTGGCCTTGAGTCG GTTAGGGTAGAAATCCAAAGAGCAAAACTAGAGTTGTTGTTCAAGCTCCAAAGATTACCAACAGTGGAAGAGATAATAGAAAAGGTCGGAATCTCCCCTGAGAGGTACCATGAAGTGATGAGGGCCTCAAAATCCGTTCTCTCTCTCCATGCAAGGCATGCAACCACACAAGAAGAGTACATCAATGGAATTACAGATGTTGAAGGTGTTGGGGGTGATAGGGGGCGGCAACTTGCTCTTCTCAGACTTGCTCTTGATGATGTG CTCGATTCTCTGAAGCCAAAGGAGAGCTTGGTGATGAGACAGAGATATGGTCTTGATGGTAAGGGTGATCGGACACTGGGGGAGATTGCAGGAAACCTAAGCATCTCAAGAGAAATGGTTCGAAAGCATGAGGTGAAGGCTCTCATGAAGCTCAAGCATCCGGCACGAGTGGATTATCTTCGCCAATACATATTCTAA